Proteins encoded within one genomic window of Arachis ipaensis cultivar K30076 chromosome B08, Araip1.1, whole genome shotgun sequence:
- the LOC107612701 gene encoding eyes absent homolog 4 gives MSSEAGMPKHETQGFSSSIPPKLDVYIWDMDETLILLNSLLKSSYAEGFNGLKDVQKGVEIGKMWENLILQLCDDYFFYEQIENLNYHTPFLDALAQYDDGRDLSNYDFNHDELSPPDDDANKRKLAYRHRVIAQNYLQGLHNILDHEAQKFWDELYDKTDEYTDRWLSSARTFLKECSGQNKDLVSSIAFSSVVPNTTNANHQHVNVLVTSGGLIPSLVKCLLFRLDGLIPHGNVYSSCVVGKTQCFRWIKERFNHPNVRFCVIGDGWEECQAAEIMRWPFIRIDLRPDKLHRFPGLSLTTVGHYFAVVYGSPDDENDAT, from the exons ATGTCTTCCGAGGCCGGAATGCCTAAGCATGAAACACAAGGGTTTTCCAGCAGCATTCCTCCCAAGCTGGATGTCTACATTTGGGACATGGATGAGACCCTTATACTGCTCAACTCCTTGCTGAAATCATCATATGCCGAGGGTTTCAACGGTCTCAAGGATGTGCAGAAGGGCGTGGAAATTGGGAAGATGTGGGAAAATCTCATTCTACAATTGTGTGATGACTATTTCTTCTATGAACAA ATAGAAAATTTAAATTACCATACTCCATTTCTTGATGCTCTGGCCCAGTATGATGATGGGAGGGACCTATCTAATTATGATTTTAACCATGATGAGTTAAGTCCTCCGGATGATGATGCCAACAAAAGAAAACTTGCCTATAGACATCgagtcatagcacaaaattactTACAG GGTTTGCATAATATTTTAGATCACGAGGCGCAGAAATTTTGGGATGAATTGTATGATAAAACTGATGAATATACTGACAGATGGCTGTCTTCAG CACGGACCTTTTTGAAGGAGTGTTCAGGCCAAAACAAAGATTTGGTTTCTTCCATTGCTTTTTCTAGTGTAGTACCTAACACAACCAATGCAAACCATCAGCATGTAAATGTTTTGGTGACGTCAGGAGGGTTAATACCCTCTCTTGTCAAATGCTTGCTCTTTCGTCTCGACGGTTTAATACCACATGGAAATG TTTATAGCTCTTGTGTAGTGGGAAAAACTCAATGTTTCCGATGGATCAAGGAGCGTTTCAACCATCCGAATGTCCGCTTTTGTGTAATTGGAGATGGATGGGAAGAATGTCAAGCTGCGGAAATCATGAGATGGCCATTTATTAGGATTGACCTGCGGCCAGACAAACTTCATAGGTTCCCTGGTCTCTCATTGACAACAGTTGGCCACTATTTTGCAGTGGTATACGGAAGCCCAGATGATGAGAATGATGCTACCTAG